Proteins encoded by one window of Acidipropionibacterium virtanenii:
- a CDS encoding carbohydrate ABC transporter permease, protein MSAASKAEARVAAAVEAVGQTPRRHKRYEGREVALFAALIFPNIALIVVFAYWPTLYNLVLSFTEWDFVQPTATFVGLKKWQELFSSSEFYTVLWNTLVFTLFTVVGTLVAGLGIGLLLAKRLRFSAVVRTMTFAPHMVAGAVVGILFLFMFDPQYGISRLVFEWFGASSPQWTATSKWSLWAIIIAYSWQRVGFVTIIYYAAILDLPHDVMEAADVDGAHGWQKFRHMTFPLLRPVNYFMLITSVIASTQAFDIIATLTSGGPGYSSSTLTWSVYKKAFQEFDIGSSAAQSMVLFVLLMIATAFQVKLSNRKEA, encoded by the coding sequence GTGAGCGCTGCATCCAAGGCGGAGGCCAGAGTCGCCGCCGCCGTCGAGGCAGTCGGCCAGACACCACGCAGGCACAAGCGGTACGAGGGCAGGGAGGTCGCGCTCTTCGCGGCCCTGATCTTCCCGAATATCGCCCTGATCGTCGTCTTCGCGTACTGGCCGACCCTCTACAACCTCGTTCTCAGCTTCACCGAATGGGACTTCGTCCAGCCGACGGCCACCTTCGTGGGCCTGAAGAAGTGGCAGGAGCTGTTCTCGTCCAGCGAGTTCTACACCGTGCTGTGGAACACCCTGGTCTTCACACTGTTCACGGTCGTGGGCACCCTGGTCGCAGGCCTGGGGATCGGCCTGCTGCTGGCCAAGAGGCTGCGCTTCTCCGCGGTGGTGCGGACGATGACCTTCGCCCCGCACATGGTCGCGGGCGCCGTCGTCGGCATCCTCTTCCTGTTCATGTTCGACCCGCAGTACGGCATCAGCCGACTGGTCTTCGAGTGGTTCGGCGCCTCCTCCCCGCAGTGGACGGCCACCTCGAAATGGTCCCTGTGGGCGATCATCATCGCCTACTCCTGGCAGCGGGTCGGTTTCGTCACGATCATCTACTACGCGGCGATCCTCGATCTGCCCCATGACGTGATGGAGGCCGCCGACGTCGACGGCGCCCACGGCTGGCAGAAGTTCCGTCACATGACCTTCCCGCTGCTGAGGCCGGTGAACTACTTCATGCTCATCACCAGCGTCATCGCCAGCACCCAGGCCTTCGACATCATCGCGACGCTCACCAGCGGCGGTCCGGGCTACTCCTCATCGACGTTGACCTGGTCGGTCTACAAAAAGGCCTTCCAGGAGTTCGACATCGGCTCCTCGGCCGCCCAGTCGATGGTGCTGTTCGTGCTCCTCATGATCGCGACGGCCTTCCAGGTGAAGCTCAGCAACAGGAAGGAGGCGTGA
- a CDS encoding carbohydrate ABC transporter permease has product MSRADVAAPGRTRPRRVRQKMTPGRVIMYILLLITLIIFLVPIYWMFLSAFKPQADVYTWPIKWFTVHPTMSNFTEAMRAAPFLKFFWNSVVTSVVGTVVELIFAVMCAYAFAFIKAPLKGFMFMLVLGSMMLPGHVTLLVNYITISQMDLLNTYSGIILPQLASSFIMFLLYQEMRTVPNELIESARMDGAGHLTRMARVVMPICQPMVITAALITFMGKWNSYVWPLIVTSTADMRTLPIGLKFLQNDEGGTNWGAVMAGSVMAAAPMLILFFIAQKKIVGGLAAGAVKG; this is encoded by the coding sequence ATGTCTCGCGCCGACGTCGCGGCTCCTGGCCGCACCAGGCCCCGCAGGGTCCGCCAGAAGATGACGCCCGGCCGGGTGATCATGTACATCCTGCTGCTCATCACCCTCATCATCTTCCTGGTGCCGATCTACTGGATGTTCCTGTCGGCCTTCAAACCCCAGGCCGACGTCTACACCTGGCCCATCAAGTGGTTCACCGTCCACCCGACGATGTCGAACTTCACCGAGGCGATGCGCGCCGCACCCTTCCTCAAGTTCTTCTGGAACTCCGTGGTGACCAGCGTGGTCGGCACCGTCGTCGAGCTGATCTTCGCGGTGATGTGCGCCTACGCCTTCGCCTTCATCAAGGCCCCGCTGAAGGGCTTCATGTTCATGCTGGTGCTTGGCTCGATGATGCTGCCCGGTCACGTCACCCTGCTGGTGAACTACATCACCATCTCCCAGATGGACCTGCTCAACACCTACTCCGGCATCATCCTGCCGCAGCTGGCCTCCTCCTTCATCATGTTCCTGCTCTACCAGGAGATGAGGACGGTGCCCAACGAGCTCATCGAGTCGGCCCGGATGGACGGTGCGGGACACCTCACCCGGATGGCGCGGGTCGTCATGCCGATCTGCCAGCCGATGGTGATCACCGCCGCCCTCATCACCTTCATGGGCAAGTGGAATTCCTACGTCTGGCCCCTGATCGTCACCAGTACCGCCGACATGCGGACTCTGCCCATCGGGCTGAAATTCCTGCAGAACGACGAGGGCGGCACCAACTGGGGCGCCGTGATGGCGGGCTCCGTGATGGCCGCCGCCCCGATGCTGATCCTGTTCTTCATCGCCCAGAAGAAGATCGTCGGCGGCCTGGCCGCGGGCGCGGTCAAGGGCTGA
- a CDS encoding ABC transporter substrate-binding protein produces MFNILQTTTSRRSVLGLMGAGAALGLAGCVGVGGDSSSDKAAGGVRKGFKQTSVKVPEAYKGRTNVIFWAPFTGINFQVLTKLLKKFNDSQKDIYAGAESVGAYADLAQKFTAALQARQVPDIVCFPEHRWIQYWQAGALAPLDDYFDDDWNTKVYMQQFVPEGQAQGKTYQVPFARSTPLFYYNKTRFKEAGLPEAGPDTWPEYAKMAPDLAKLKSAGKSLKIFPFKNDDEWYGQAHIWAWGGRFSEGTKVLIDQGPMLKWLTWKNNFIHKQNYGYVAKSPVTDFTTGISAATHASTATLAQILHDSKFEVGSHFMLGNDSAGPKVPIGGSGLAVVKAESKDRQDAAAKVLKFMAEPENCAEWHLGTGYLPIVLKAAELPSVIANYKKIPNYKVALDQVKNSRQSDTITWFDSPVDDINRAMGLVYGDGKDPRTVVSDLQKQLDEKMTKYKDTISKVMAKGN; encoded by the coding sequence ATGTTCAACATCCTGCAGACCACCACGAGCCGCAGGTCGGTACTCGGCCTGATGGGCGCCGGTGCCGCCCTCGGGCTGGCCGGCTGCGTCGGCGTCGGCGGCGATTCCAGCTCCGACAAGGCGGCCGGAGGGGTCCGTAAGGGCTTCAAGCAGACCTCGGTGAAGGTGCCGGAGGCCTACAAGGGCCGCACCAACGTCATCTTCTGGGCGCCCTTCACCGGCATCAACTTCCAGGTGCTCACCAAGCTGCTCAAGAAGTTCAACGACTCCCAGAAGGACATCTACGCCGGCGCCGAGTCGGTCGGCGCCTACGCCGACCTGGCCCAGAAGTTCACCGCAGCCCTGCAGGCCAGGCAGGTGCCCGACATCGTCTGCTTCCCCGAGCACCGCTGGATCCAGTACTGGCAGGCCGGCGCCCTGGCCCCGCTCGACGACTACTTCGACGATGACTGGAACACCAAGGTCTACATGCAGCAGTTCGTCCCCGAGGGTCAGGCCCAGGGCAAGACCTACCAGGTGCCCTTCGCCCGCTCGACGCCGCTGTTCTACTACAACAAGACCCGCTTCAAGGAGGCCGGCCTTCCCGAGGCGGGCCCCGACACCTGGCCGGAGTACGCCAAGATGGCGCCCGATCTGGCCAAGCTGAAGTCGGCCGGCAAGTCCCTGAAGATCTTCCCCTTCAAGAATGACGACGAGTGGTACGGCCAGGCGCACATCTGGGCCTGGGGCGGACGCTTCTCCGAGGGCACCAAGGTGCTCATTGACCAGGGCCCGATGCTGAAGTGGCTGACCTGGAAGAACAACTTCATTCACAAGCAGAACTACGGCTACGTCGCCAAGTCCCCGGTGACCGATTTCACCACCGGCATCTCGGCGGCCACCCACGCCTCCACCGCGACGCTGGCCCAGATTCTTCACGACTCGAAGTTCGAGGTGGGCTCCCACTTCATGCTGGGCAACGACTCCGCCGGCCCCAAGGTGCCGATCGGCGGGTCCGGCCTGGCCGTCGTCAAGGCCGAGTCGAAAGACCGTCAGGACGCCGCCGCGAAGGTGCTGAAGTTCATGGCCGAGCCGGAGAACTGCGCCGAGTGGCATCTGGGCACCGGCTACCTGCCCATCGTGCTGAAGGCCGCCGAGCTGCCCTCGGTGATCGCCAACTACAAGAAGATCCCGAACTACAAGGTGGCTCTGGACCAGGTCAAGAACTCCCGCCAGTCCGACACCATCACCTGGTTCGACTCCCCGGTCGACGACATCAACCGGGCGATGGGCCTGGTCTACGGCGACGGCAAGGATCCCAGGACCGTCGTCTCCGACCTGCAGAAGCAGCTCGACGAGAAGATGACCAAGTACAAGGACACCATCTCCAAGGTGATGGCCAAGGGCAACTGA
- a CDS encoding alkaline phosphatase family protein translates to MNSPRLLVISVDAMEDVDEARARTLPSFGRILADPARAQIQAVFPTLTYPNHTAQITGCPPAASGIFNNVQMQPGVDHPDWFWWYRLIQVPTLLDRAVDAGMKVATVQWPVTAGAPFDVVVPEIGNEDRTGGVEETMRAACSARGYELFERHRDLIVHRPKRNHGAFAAAVAADVLREDRPDVMFLHLVELDAARHKDGPRGPHVEKALRVVDGRLATILAALDETGEPERTNIVIVSDHGQLDVVQHTNLNTLLAQRGLLESDGEGHLRSWDAYVHSSGLSGQLFVSPEISAVRRRVLEDLFDEILADPQYRIRKVWTAREARDAFGLDGPFEYVIESDPGVIVGGALDRRAVVRRGDPDFGGNLGNHGHHPGAGGQPVFFATGPAFTPGADAGRHRMIDEAPTLARALGVALPDSWGQAMEELLA, encoded by the coding sequence ATGAACTCCCCACGGCTCCTGGTCATCTCCGTAGACGCGATGGAAGACGTCGACGAGGCCCGTGCCCGGACCCTCCCGTCCTTCGGGAGGATCCTGGCCGATCCCGCCCGGGCGCAGATCCAGGCGGTCTTCCCGACGTTGACCTACCCCAACCACACCGCCCAGATCACCGGCTGTCCGCCGGCGGCCAGCGGCATCTTCAACAACGTCCAGATGCAGCCCGGCGTCGACCATCCCGACTGGTTCTGGTGGTACCGGTTGATCCAGGTGCCCACCCTGCTGGATCGCGCCGTCGACGCCGGCATGAAGGTCGCCACGGTCCAGTGGCCGGTCACCGCCGGGGCGCCCTTCGACGTCGTCGTCCCCGAGATCGGCAATGAGGACCGCACCGGCGGCGTCGAGGAGACGATGCGGGCGGCGTGCTCGGCCCGGGGGTACGAACTCTTCGAGCGGCACCGCGACCTCATCGTTCACAGGCCCAAGCGCAACCACGGGGCCTTCGCCGCCGCGGTGGCCGCCGACGTGCTGCGTGAGGATCGGCCCGACGTGATGTTCCTCCACCTGGTCGAGCTCGACGCCGCCCGGCACAAGGACGGGCCCCGAGGGCCGCACGTCGAGAAGGCGCTGCGCGTCGTCGACGGCAGACTGGCGACGATCCTGGCCGCACTCGACGAGACGGGGGAGCCGGAGCGGACCAATATCGTCATCGTCTCCGACCACGGCCAGCTCGACGTCGTCCAGCACACGAATCTCAACACCCTGCTGGCACAGCGTGGGCTGCTGGAGTCCGATGGGGAGGGGCATCTGAGGAGCTGGGACGCCTACGTCCACAGCTCCGGGCTGTCGGGCCAGCTCTTCGTCTCCCCGGAGATCTCCGCGGTGCGGCGCCGGGTGCTGGAAGATCTGTTCGACGAGATCCTCGCCGACCCGCAGTATAGGATCCGCAAGGTCTGGACGGCCCGCGAGGCCCGCGACGCCTTCGGTCTGGACGGGCCCTTCGAGTACGTCATCGAGTCCGACCCGGGAGTCATCGTGGGCGGGGCTCTGGACCGCCGGGCCGTGGTGCGCCGGGGAGATCCCGATTTCGGTGGGAACCTGGGCAATCACGGCCATCATCCCGGTGCCGGTGGGCAGCCGGTCTTCTTCGCCACCGGGCCGGCCTTCACCCCCGGCGCCGACGCCGGCCGGCACCGGATGATCGACGAGGCCCCCACCCTGGCCCGTGCCCTGGGGGTGGCGCTGCCGGACTCGTGGGGACAGGCGATGGAGGAACTGCTGGCGTAG
- a CDS encoding beta-glucosidase yields MSTTENRPPYLDPALPLDRRVADLMSRMTPAEKVGQMTQLPVYSDPDPILDAVPVGSILHTDHQLIDHCITRALGTRLGIPLLVADDCIHGHSFWHGATIFPTQLAQACTWNPALVGDAARATAREVAATGIAWTFSPVLCIARDTRWGRVDETFGEDPWLIGELGSAMTAGYQGGHLDDPDTVMATAKHFLAYSQTQGGRDASEADVSMRGIRSWFAPPFERAARDGVATFMMGYQAIDGVPITINEPLIRGLLKDEWGFDGLLVTDWDNVGRMVWEQKIFGDHAQASAAAINAGIDIAMSTRQFFQGALDALDAGLVTMAPIDEAVRRILSLKFRMGLFENPRRPDEDRQHAVIACPAHQELNLDAARQSLVLLANDGVLPLGDGPAEPRRIAVVGPNCDDPDAQIGDWARASGQGMKFLGHPGDVTTVAGGLAGLLPEGWQLTTEPGCAITATAPDPAGAHFPDGQPRPAITVPAPADPDALDRAVKAATDADVAVVVVGDNVRLTGEGRSTATLELIGPQKELLERVIATSTPTVVVVVSSKPLVLPGCVDDAAALIQAFNPGLRGGRAIAELLLGLIEPVGRLPISMPCHAGQLPVHYNMVRGTHGNRYADLPFEPFRTFGEGLAYTSFHYQDAALEADQITASGVVAATVSVVNDGDRDLTETVQAYVRHPVTPVTWADKELKGFTRVHVPAHSSATARVEVPVAECSIVDAAGRRVVPTGPCKLLVGHSSKDADLVALPFTITDRS; encoded by the coding sequence ATGAGCACCACCGAGAACCGCCCTCCCTACCTCGACCCCGCGCTGCCGCTCGACCGGCGCGTCGCCGACCTCATGTCGCGGATGACGCCGGCCGAGAAGGTGGGCCAGATGACCCAGTTGCCGGTCTACTCCGATCCCGACCCGATCCTCGACGCCGTTCCGGTGGGCTCGATCCTGCACACCGACCACCAGCTCATCGACCACTGCATCACCCGCGCCCTGGGCACCCGGCTGGGAATCCCGCTGCTGGTGGCCGACGACTGCATCCACGGCCACTCCTTCTGGCACGGGGCCACGATCTTCCCCACCCAGCTGGCCCAGGCCTGCACCTGGAACCCGGCGCTGGTGGGCGACGCCGCCCGGGCCACCGCCCGCGAGGTCGCCGCCACCGGCATCGCCTGGACCTTCTCCCCCGTGCTGTGCATCGCCCGCGACACCCGCTGGGGCCGGGTCGACGAGACCTTCGGCGAGGACCCCTGGCTCATCGGGGAACTCGGCTCGGCGATGACCGCCGGCTACCAGGGGGGCCACCTGGACGATCCCGACACGGTGATGGCCACCGCCAAGCACTTCCTGGCCTACTCCCAGACCCAGGGCGGGCGCGACGCCTCCGAGGCCGACGTCTCCATGCGCGGCATCCGCTCCTGGTTCGCCCCGCCCTTCGAGCGGGCCGCCCGCGACGGCGTCGCGACCTTCATGATGGGATACCAGGCCATCGACGGCGTGCCCATCACCATCAACGAGCCGCTGATCCGCGGTCTGCTCAAGGACGAGTGGGGATTCGACGGGCTGCTGGTGACCGACTGGGACAACGTCGGGCGAATGGTCTGGGAGCAGAAGATCTTCGGCGACCACGCCCAGGCCTCCGCCGCCGCGATCAACGCCGGAATCGACATCGCGATGTCCACCAGGCAGTTCTTCCAAGGTGCCCTCGACGCCCTGGACGCCGGGCTGGTGACCATGGCCCCCATCGACGAGGCGGTCCGCCGGATCCTGTCGCTGAAATTCCGGATGGGCCTGTTCGAGAACCCGCGGCGCCCCGACGAGGACCGCCAGCACGCCGTCATCGCCTGCCCCGCCCATCAGGAGCTCAATCTGGACGCCGCCCGGCAGTCCCTGGTGCTGCTGGCCAATGACGGCGTCCTGCCCCTCGGCGATGGACCGGCCGAGCCGCGACGGATCGCGGTGGTGGGGCCGAACTGCGACGACCCGGACGCCCAGATCGGCGACTGGGCCCGCGCCTCGGGCCAGGGCATGAAGTTCCTCGGTCATCCCGGAGACGTCACCACCGTGGCCGGCGGGCTGGCCGGTCTGCTGCCCGAGGGCTGGCAGCTGACCACCGAGCCCGGATGCGCCATCACCGCCACCGCCCCCGACCCGGCCGGGGCCCACTTCCCCGACGGGCAGCCCCGGCCAGCCATCACCGTGCCGGCGCCGGCCGATCCGGACGCCCTCGATCGGGCAGTGAAGGCCGCGACCGATGCCGACGTGGCGGTCGTCGTGGTCGGCGACAACGTCCGGCTCACCGGGGAGGGGCGCTCCACCGCCACGCTGGAGCTCATCGGGCCCCAGAAGGAACTGCTGGAGCGGGTGATCGCGACCAGCACCCCTACGGTGGTGGTCGTCGTCTCCTCCAAGCCGCTGGTGCTGCCAGGCTGCGTGGATGACGCCGCCGCCCTGATCCAGGCCTTCAACCCGGGGCTTCGCGGCGGCCGGGCGATCGCCGAGCTGCTGCTGGGGCTCATCGAGCCCGTGGGCCGGCTGCCGATCTCGATGCCGTGCCACGCCGGGCAGCTGCCGGTGCACTACAACATGGTGCGCGGCACCCACGGAAACCGGTACGCGGATCTGCCCTTCGAACCGTTCCGCACCTTCGGGGAAGGCCTGGCCTATACGTCTTTCCACTACCAGGACGCCGCCCTGGAGGCCGACCAGATCACGGCGAGCGGCGTCGTGGCCGCGACGGTGAGCGTCGTCAACGACGGCGACCGGGACCTGACCGAGACGGTGCAGGCCTACGTCCGTCACCCCGTCACTCCGGTGACCTGGGCGGACAAGGAGCTCAAGGGATTCACCCGGGTGCACGTGCCGGCGCACTCGTCGGCGACCGCGCGGGTCGAGGTGCCCGTCGCCGAGTGCTCGATCGTCGACGCCGCGGGCCGCCGCGTCGTGCCCACCGGTCCCTGCAAACTGCTGGTGGGCCATTCCTCGAAGGACGCCGACCTGGTCGCGCTGCCTTTCACCATCACCGACCGGTCCTGA
- a CDS encoding TIM-barrel domain-containing protein, whose protein sequence is MRHTDASHRSVPHDPSSLLQGEHYRVSPLTERVVRLEWSPSGRFEDRPTTFAIHRDLPVPDVRVEATDTGIRLVTNHYVLDYDRGPFTTNGLSVAVRGGISNYHSVWRYRQDLSLPSDRQVRYEGGPARALDGNLGGAARTLDVADGVIPLEPGVNSELGYAVIDDSRSMVFDDAGHLAPRDADPGYLDLYVFAAGHDHVDAVGDFFAISGPQPLLPRYALGNWWSRYHRYSDTEYLGLMDRFDAEKVPLSVAVVDMDWHLVDIDPQYGSGWTGYTWNRELFDDPAAFQAELHRRGLKVTLNVHPADGIRAFEETYEPMCRALGREPDGEPIDFDVTDRRFMDAYFNVLHRGLEEQGTDFWWIDWQSGPYSKLNGMDPLWVLNHEHFTDSAAHSDRGLTFSRYAGPGSHRYPVGFSGDAIITWESLAFQPRMTAAGANIGYGWWSHDIGGHMDGFKDDELATRWVEFGVFSPIMRLHSSNSRFSGKEPWKVAEPGRSAVVEHLRLRHRMLPYLNSMNLRAHRDGRSIVEPVYFQTHSFDSYRYLDEYLFGSQLLVAPIIRPADPVVRRARADVLLPEGRWTDVVTGHSYQGGRAHRMYRGISSIPVLLRAGGFLPLVAEGESLDVRNLFPALDVQVAAGASGSFDLDEERTDGAWVRTRFELDAVAGELRIEAPEGMAARRQEWRFTLLGLDLGASDAGSDLQVEGGELLEVRSERGRLKLRVRADGDTLVIRSGLLTTTGQPELLEEVEELLHGARIGFGLKDRIFGLVEERGSSALASVIAQGRYPTGHGAQVHDYDHPTAELIEALIELMTPED, encoded by the coding sequence ATGAGGCACACCGACGCCTCCCACCGCAGCGTCCCCCACGACCCGAGCTCCCTCCTCCAGGGCGAGCACTACCGCGTCAGTCCGCTCACCGAGCGGGTGGTGAGGCTCGAATGGTCGCCGTCGGGACGTTTCGAGGACCGCCCCACCACCTTCGCGATCCATCGCGACCTGCCCGTTCCCGACGTCCGTGTCGAGGCCACCGACACCGGAATCCGGCTCGTCACCAACCACTACGTCCTCGACTACGACCGGGGCCCGTTCACCACCAACGGGCTGTCAGTCGCGGTGCGCGGCGGCATCTCCAACTATCACTCGGTGTGGCGCTACCGGCAGGACCTGTCCCTGCCCTCCGACCGCCAGGTGCGCTACGAGGGCGGCCCGGCGCGCGCCCTGGACGGAAACCTGGGCGGGGCGGCGCGCACCCTCGACGTGGCCGACGGCGTCATTCCCCTGGAACCCGGCGTCAACTCCGAACTCGGCTACGCCGTCATCGACGACTCGCGCTCGATGGTCTTCGACGACGCCGGGCATCTTGCCCCCCGCGACGCCGACCCCGGCTATCTGGATCTCTACGTCTTCGCAGCCGGCCACGACCACGTCGACGCCGTCGGGGACTTCTTCGCCATCTCCGGCCCCCAGCCGCTGCTGCCGCGGTACGCGCTGGGCAACTGGTGGTCGCGCTATCACCGCTACTCCGACACCGAGTACCTGGGCCTGATGGACCGCTTCGACGCCGAGAAGGTGCCGCTGTCGGTCGCCGTTGTCGACATGGACTGGCACCTGGTCGACATCGACCCGCAGTACGGATCGGGATGGACCGGATACACCTGGAACCGGGAGCTCTTCGACGATCCGGCGGCATTCCAGGCCGAGCTGCACCGACGCGGGCTCAAGGTGACCCTCAACGTCCACCCTGCCGACGGGATCCGCGCCTTCGAGGAGACCTACGAGCCGATGTGCCGGGCCCTGGGGCGTGAGCCCGACGGCGAACCCATCGACTTCGACGTCACCGACCGGCGGTTCATGGACGCCTACTTCAATGTGCTGCACCGCGGCCTGGAGGAGCAGGGCACCGACTTCTGGTGGATCGACTGGCAGTCGGGGCCGTACTCGAAACTCAACGGCATGGACCCGCTGTGGGTGCTCAACCACGAGCACTTCACCGATTCAGCGGCCCACTCCGACCGCGGTCTCACCTTCTCCCGCTACGCCGGGCCCGGCTCCCACCGCTACCCGGTCGGGTTCTCCGGGGACGCCATCATCACCTGGGAGTCCCTGGCCTTCCAGCCGCGGATGACCGCAGCAGGGGCCAACATCGGCTACGGCTGGTGGAGTCACGACATCGGCGGCCACATGGACGGGTTCAAGGATGACGAGCTGGCCACCCGCTGGGTGGAGTTCGGCGTCTTCTCCCCGATCATGAGACTGCACTCCAGCAACTCCCGGTTCTCCGGCAAGGAGCCCTGGAAGGTCGCCGAGCCCGGACGCTCGGCCGTCGTCGAGCACCTGCGGCTGCGCCACCGGATGCTGCCCTACCTCAACTCGATGAACCTGCGCGCCCACCGGGACGGCCGCTCGATCGTCGAGCCGGTCTACTTCCAGACCCACAGCTTCGACTCCTACCGCTACCTCGACGAGTACCTCTTCGGCTCCCAGCTGCTGGTGGCGCCGATCATCCGGCCCGCCGATCCGGTGGTGCGCCGGGCCCGGGCCGACGTCCTGCTCCCCGAGGGCCGCTGGACCGACGTCGTCACCGGGCATTCCTACCAGGGAGGCCGGGCGCATCGGATGTACCGCGGCATCTCCTCGATCCCGGTGCTGCTGCGGGCCGGCGGCTTCCTGCCGCTGGTGGCCGAGGGCGAGTCCCTGGACGTGCGCAATCTCTTCCCCGCCCTCGACGTCCAGGTGGCCGCGGGGGCGTCGGGCAGCTTCGACCTCGACGAGGAGCGCACCGACGGCGCCTGGGTGCGGACCCGCTTCGAACTGGACGCCGTGGCCGGTGAGCTGCGGATCGAGGCCCCCGAGGGGATGGCGGCGCGACGCCAGGAGTGGCGATTCACCCTGCTCGGGCTGGATCTGGGCGCTTCGGACGCCGGCTCCGATCTCCAGGTCGAGGGCGGCGAGCTGCTGGAGGTGCGCAGCGAGCGCGGACGGCTGAAGCTGAGGGTGCGCGCCGACGGCGACACTCTCGTCATCCGTTCCGGACTGCTGACCACCACCGGACAGCCCGAGCTGCTGGAGGAGGTGGAGGAGCTGCTGCACGGAGCCCGGATCGGATTCGGGCTCAAGGACCGGATCTTCGGGCTGGTGGAGGAGCGCGGCTCGTCGGCCCTGGCCTCCGTGATCGCCCAGGGCAGGTACCCGACGGGGCACGGGGCGCAGGTGCACGACTACGACCACCCCACTGCTGAGCTCATCGAGGCTCTGATCGAGCTGATGACCCCGGAGGACTGA
- a CDS encoding GH25 family lysozyme — protein sequence MTATAILVAGAPSAALAVPAEDASPGAGTAAAGGGAEGGTSPGTGEPSSSQPSTSSGSGDSRRAPDEASADSSSGFSSTAEPSGTGQSSTGQSGTASSATASSTPGDPEDHAMGSQIRRYEGASSQGVQPRALAVTASVPGLDVSSHDGTVNWASRWSAGKRFVWVKATESSSYSNPYFSAQYKGSANQGFIRGAYHFALPNKSSGSAQAKYFSDNGGGWSADGRTLPGALDMEYNPYSGGVCYGLSKSQMAAWVKDFSSYYLNRWGRYPIVYTSASWWDQCVGTATSVSSVQPLWTARYASAVGTLPAGWTKHTVWQYAETPYDQNFFNGTSAALTAFARSAATTPPQQCTTTVNGYRVSGAIGCKYATAKSVLGNPVGAMVNRGDGYYQLFANGAITYSGATGAHELHGSVYSRWKSLGVSAAFTRLGYASSDGNADVLFGRGEIVWNAGRSHAYIVEGGIWQAYRKIGGSTAMGLPKSDMVAGRGGGVKKMNWFESGAITWGSGIHVVRGAIYPVWTRSGSEAGVYGGPTTDIYRSGSAMKQNFYHGYTLTYAGGRVTAQRTSTR from the coding sequence GTGACTGCCACCGCGATACTGGTGGCCGGCGCGCCCTCGGCGGCGCTGGCGGTACCGGCCGAGGATGCGTCACCGGGAGCGGGAACCGCCGCGGCCGGCGGCGGTGCCGAGGGGGGAACGAGCCCGGGAACCGGTGAACCCTCAAGCTCACAACCGTCCACATCGTCGGGCTCCGGAGACTCCCGGCGTGCGCCGGACGAGGCCTCCGCGGACTCCTCGTCGGGCTTCTCTTCCACGGCAGAGCCGTCCGGCACAGGGCAGTCCAGCACAGGGCAGTCCGGCACCGCATCGTCCGCGACGGCGTCCAGCACACCCGGGGACCCCGAGGACCATGCGATGGGGTCCCAGATCCGCAGGTACGAAGGCGCCTCCTCCCAGGGGGTGCAGCCCCGCGCCCTGGCGGTGACGGCATCGGTGCCGGGTCTGGACGTCAGCAGCCACGACGGAACGGTGAACTGGGCGAGCCGGTGGAGCGCCGGAAAACGATTCGTCTGGGTGAAGGCGACCGAGAGCAGCAGCTACTCCAATCCCTACTTCTCCGCCCAGTACAAGGGGTCGGCGAATCAGGGATTCATCCGCGGTGCCTATCATTTCGCGCTGCCGAACAAATCCAGCGGTTCGGCCCAGGCGAAGTACTTCTCCGACAACGGAGGCGGCTGGTCCGCCGATGGCAGGACTCTTCCCGGCGCCCTCGACATGGAGTACAACCCGTATTCCGGCGGGGTCTGCTACGGGCTGAGCAAGTCTCAGATGGCGGCCTGGGTCAAGGATTTCAGCAGTTACTACCTCAACCGGTGGGGCCGCTATCCGATCGTCTACACGTCTGCGAGCTGGTGGGACCAGTGCGTGGGCACCGCGACGTCCGTCAGCTCCGTCCAGCCGCTGTGGACCGCCCGGTACGCCAGTGCCGTCGGCACGCTGCCTGCGGGATGGACGAAGCACACCGTCTGGCAGTACGCCGAGACCCCCTACGACCAGAACTTCTTCAACGGCACCAGCGCCGCGCTGACGGCCTTCGCGAGGAGTGCGGCCACGACGCCCCCGCAGCAGTGCACGACCACCGTCAACGGCTACCGGGTCTCCGGGGCGATCGGATGCAAGTACGCCACCGCGAAGAGCGTGCTGGGCAACCCGGTCGGGGCCATGGTCAACCGGGGAGACGGCTACTACCAGCTCTTCGCCAACGGGGCCATCACCTACTCCGGGGCGACCGGGGCCCATGAACTCCACGGCTCGGTCTACTCGAGATGGAAGTCGCTGGGAGTCTCCGCGGCGTTCACCCGCCTGGGCTATGCCAGCAGCGACGGCAATGCTGACGTGCTCTTCGGGCGGGGCGAGATCGTCTGGAATGCGGGGCGGTCGCACGCCTACATCGTGGAGGGCGGTATCTGGCAGGCCTACCGGAAGATCGGTGGATCGACGGCCATGGGGCTGCCGAAGTCCGACATGGTGGCCGGGCGCGGAGGCGGCGTCAAGAAGATGAACTGGTTCGAGTCCGGGGCCATCACCTGGGGCAGTGGGATCCACGTGGTGAGGGGGGCGATCTACCCGGTGTGGACCCGCAGCGGATCGGAGGCCGGCGTCTACGGCGGCCCGACCACCGACATCTACCGCTCCGGGAGCGCGATGAAGCAGAACTTCTACCACGGCTACACGCTGACCTATGCCGGCGGGAGAGTCACCGCCCAGCGCACCTCGACCCGGTGA